In Pseudoduganella albidiflava, a single window of DNA contains:
- a CDS encoding DUF502 domain-containing protein: MRKCFLTGLLVLVPLAITAWVLNIIIGTLDQSLLFVPERWQPRTLVGFDIPGFGAILTILIVFVVGLLANNLIGNYILRLWEKLLHRIPVVSSLYGSVKQVSDTLFSSSGNAFRKAVLIPYPHADSYTIGFLTGAPGGDVKNHLVGDYVSVYVPTTPNPTSGFFLMMARENVVELDMTVDAALKYIVSMGVVSPE, translated from the coding sequence ATTCGCAAGTGCTTCCTGACGGGGTTGCTGGTCCTGGTGCCGCTGGCCATCACGGCCTGGGTGTTGAACATCATCATCGGCACGCTGGACCAGTCGCTGCTGTTCGTCCCGGAACGCTGGCAGCCGCGCACGCTGGTGGGCTTCGACATTCCCGGATTCGGCGCGATCCTGACCATCCTCATCGTGTTCGTCGTCGGCCTGCTGGCCAACAACCTGATCGGCAACTACATCCTGCGGCTGTGGGAAAAGCTGCTGCACCGGATTCCGGTCGTCAGCTCGCTGTACGGCAGCGTGAAGCAGGTGTCGGACACGCTGTTTTCATCGTCCGGCAATGCCTTCCGCAAGGCCGTGCTGATTCCGTACCCGCACGCGGACTCGTACACGATCGGGTTCCTGACGGGCGCTCCCGGTGGCGACGTCAAAAACCACCTGGTGGGAGACTATGTCTCCGTGTATGTGCCAACGACGCCGAACCCGACTTCCGGTTTCTTCCTGATGATGGCGCGCGAAAACGTGGTGGAGCTCGACATGACCGTCGACGCCGCCCTGAAGTACATCGTATCGATGGGCGTGGTCTCTCCCGAATGA
- a CDS encoding FmdB family zinc ribbon protein, translating to MPIYAYRCEECGFAKDVLQKISDPQLTECPSCGKSTFKKQLTAAGFQLKGTGWYVTDFRGGNKPATGVAGGAAKADSSSGDGSKTESSAASSPAPAAPTVPAATGTGDKK from the coding sequence ATGCCTATCTATGCCTACCGCTGCGAGGAATGTGGCTTTGCCAAGGATGTGCTGCAAAAGATCTCCGATCCGCAGCTCACGGAATGCCCTTCCTGCGGCAAGTCCACCTTCAAGAAGCAGTTGACCGCGGCCGGCTTTCAATTGAAGGGCACCGGCTGGTACGTGACCGATTTCCGTGGCGGCAATAAGCCAGCCACCGGCGTGGCCGGCGGTGCGGCGAAAGCCGACAGTTCTAGTGGCGATGGTTCGAAAACGGAATCATCGGCTGCCTCGTCGCCTGCGCCCGCGGCGCCGACCGTGCCGGCGGCAACCGGCACCGGCGACAAGAAATAA